From Paenibacillus sp. PK3_47, the proteins below share one genomic window:
- a CDS encoding UDP-N-acetylmuramoyl-L-alanyl-D-glutamate--2,6-diaminopimelate ligase, with translation MKVNELSSCLAAARLYGEGETEITDLQTDSRKVKPGDLFICLPGHTVDGHDYAPQAAAQGASALVCERKLDIDLPQIIVDDSRYAMSVLSNAFFGSPSSRMKMIGVTGTNGKTTTTYLIERIMEDHGVKTGLIGTIQMRYDGQNYPMSGTTQESLELQRTLHDMAAKGVQCCVMEVSSHALQQGRVKGTDYRTAIFTNLTQDHLDYHHTMEEYRAVKGLFFSRLGNVISPWKEDRKYAVLNADDAASAYYAAQTAAEVITYGIDNSANVRASQISITAKGTFFHVDTFKGEADISLRMVGKFNVYNALAAITAALLEDVPLEEIKTSLESVAGVAGRVESVDEGQDFAVIVDYAHTPDGLENVLKAVCEFAAGKVLTVFGCGGDRDRTKRPLMGKIAAKYSDNVIVTSDNPRTEDPLLILQDIEAGLTEDGVPEERYELIPDRREAIRKAVEMASPGDVVLIAGKGHETYQLIGGVVHDFDDRLVAKEVIRGRSY, from the coding sequence ATGAAAGTTAATGAACTATCTTCCTGTCTTGCAGCTGCGCGGCTTTACGGGGAGGGCGAGACAGAGATTACGGATCTTCAGACGGATTCCCGCAAAGTAAAACCGGGCGACCTGTTCATCTGTCTCCCGGGTCATACAGTGGACGGTCATGACTATGCACCGCAGGCTGCTGCACAAGGCGCATCGGCGCTCGTCTGTGAGCGTAAGCTGGATATTGATCTTCCGCAGATTATAGTGGACGACAGCCGGTACGCAATGTCGGTGTTATCCAATGCCTTCTTCGGTTCGCCCAGCAGCCGGATGAAGATGATCGGGGTTACCGGAACCAATGGCAAAACTACAACCACCTATCTGATCGAACGGATTATGGAGGATCATGGAGTAAAGACCGGGCTGATCGGGACGATTCAAATGCGTTATGACGGGCAGAACTATCCCATGTCCGGTACGACCCAGGAATCGCTTGAACTGCAGCGGACACTGCATGATATGGCTGCAAAAGGCGTACAGTGCTGTGTGATGGAGGTATCTTCCCATGCGCTGCAGCAAGGACGGGTAAAGGGGACGGATTACCGAACAGCCATTTTTACAAACCTGACCCAGGATCATTTGGACTACCATCATACGATGGAAGAGTACCGTGCTGTTAAAGGTTTATTCTTCTCACGCCTGGGCAATGTGATCTCCCCATGGAAGGAAGACCGCAAATATGCCGTGCTTAATGCGGATGATGCGGCAAGCGCCTATTACGCCGCCCAGACTGCAGCGGAAGTGATTACATATGGCATAGACAACAGCGCGAATGTAAGAGCTTCGCAGATTTCCATTACGGCCAAAGGAACATTTTTCCATGTGGATACGTTTAAAGGGGAAGCCGATATCTCTCTGCGCATGGTCGGGAAATTCAACGTGTACAATGCGCTTGCTGCAATTACTGCCGCTCTTCTTGAAGATGTGCCGCTTGAAGAGATCAAAACCAGTCTGGAGTCAGTAGCCGGTGTAGCGGGACGTGTGGAATCCGTTGACGAGGGACAGGATTTTGCTGTGATCGTGGACTATGCCCATACACCTGACGGCTTGGAAAATGTGCTGAAGGCAGTCTGTGAATTTGCTGCCGGCAAGGTCCTTACCGTTTTTGGCTGCGGCGGAGACAGAGACCGGACCAAACGGCCGCTAATGGGTAAAATTGCGGCAAAATACAGCGACAATGTGATCGTGACCTCAGACAATCCGCGGACGGAGGATCCCCTCCTGATTCTGCAGGATATCGAGGCAGGGCTGACGGAGGACGGAGTGCCGGAGGAGCGTTATGAGCTGATTCCCGACCGGCGGGAAGCGATCAGAAAAGCTGTTGAAATGGCAAGCCCCGGCGATGTAGTATTGATTGCGGGGAAAGGTCATGAGACCTACCAGCTGATCGGCGGAGTGGTTCATGATTTCGATGACCGCCTCGTTGCCAAAGAAGTGATAAGGGGCCGAAGCTATTGA
- a CDS encoding stage V sporulation protein D produces the protein MKVSKVITRRRMLWTLLGLALLFGSLAVRLAYVQLFQGEKLSAKAEESWRRNIPYTAKRGKILDRGGAPLAYNVSSPTVYAVPVQVKDKQKTAQQLAPLLGMTEEKLAALMSKRESSVKLQPGGRKITMELAASIRDLQLPGIVVAEDNKRFYPYGDLAAHILGFTGIDNQGITGVESIYDKLLKGIGGNVSYLSDAGGRLMPGSSEKYTEPQEGLSLQLTIDKQIQSIMERELDQAMVKYQAQGAWSIAMNPKNGEILAMASRPGYEPENYKEYDPKVYNRNLPIWMTYEPGSTFKIITLAAALEEGKVDLMNEHFFDPGYVEVGGAKLRCWKKGGHGSQTFLEVVENSCNPGFVALGQRLGKDSLFQYIRNFGFGAKTGIDLNGEASGILFKLSQVGPVELATTAFGQGVSVTPLQQIAAVSAAINGGKLYTPHVAKAWINPETGQTVSQVEPEMVRQVISEETSKKVRAALESVVAKGTGRPAFIDGYRVGGKTGTAQKVINGRYSATEHIVSFIGFAPADDPQIVVYTAVDNPKGIQFGGVVAAPIVQNILEDALHVLKVPERKDQLPKTYKYGETPIVTVPDLTGATVQDIYEDLNMNFSLVRSGTGNTVINQAPKAGARVEQGSTIRIYMGASSE, from the coding sequence ATGAAGGTTTCAAAAGTCATCACCCGGCGCAGAATGCTGTGGACGCTGCTGGGACTGGCATTATTGTTCGGATCGCTGGCCGTACGTCTGGCTTATGTACAGCTGTTTCAGGGGGAGAAGTTAAGCGCAAAAGCGGAGGAATCCTGGCGCCGCAATATTCCTTATACCGCCAAACGCGGTAAAATACTGGACCGCGGGGGTGCCCCGCTGGCTTATAATGTCAGCTCGCCGACTGTTTATGCGGTTCCTGTACAGGTGAAGGATAAGCAAAAGACGGCACAGCAGCTGGCTCCGCTTCTCGGAATGACCGAGGAGAAGCTGGCGGCTTTGATGTCCAAACGGGAGTCATCGGTGAAGCTACAGCCCGGCGGCCGCAAAATTACGATGGAGCTTGCTGCGAGCATCCGTGATTTGCAGCTGCCGGGCATCGTTGTGGCTGAGGATAACAAACGCTTTTATCCTTATGGGGATCTGGCGGCACATATTCTTGGATTCACAGGAATCGATAATCAGGGGATTACAGGAGTCGAGAGCATTTACGACAAGCTGCTGAAGGGAATTGGCGGGAATGTGTCCTATCTGTCTGATGCGGGGGGACGGCTTATGCCGGGTTCATCGGAGAAATATACCGAGCCCCAGGAAGGCCTGAGCCTGCAGCTGACCATCGACAAGCAGATTCAGTCCATTATGGAACGGGAGCTGGACCAGGCGATGGTGAAATATCAGGCACAGGGTGCCTGGTCGATTGCCATGAATCCGAAGAACGGTGAAATCCTGGCTATGGCAAGCCGCCCGGGCTATGAGCCTGAAAATTATAAAGAATATGATCCCAAGGTATATAACCGCAATCTGCCGATTTGGATGACATACGAGCCGGGTTCCACCTTCAAGATCATAACGCTCGCTGCTGCACTGGAAGAGGGCAAGGTTGATCTGATGAACGAGCATTTTTTTGATCCGGGTTATGTTGAGGTCGGCGGAGCCAAGCTGCGCTGCTGGAAGAAGGGCGGCCATGGCAGCCAAACCTTCCTTGAAGTGGTGGAGAACTCCTGCAATCCGGGATTTGTGGCACTGGGGCAGCGTCTCGGGAAGGATTCCTTATTCCAGTACATCCGCAACTTCGGCTTTGGCGCAAAAACAGGCATTGATCTGAACGGTGAGGCCAGCGGCATCCTGTTCAAGCTTTCACAGGTTGGTCCGGTGGAGCTGGCTACGACGGCCTTCGGCCAGGGCGTATCGGTCACTCCCCTTCAGCAGATCGCAGCGGTGTCCGCGGCGATTAATGGCGGGAAATTGTATACCCCCCATGTTGCCAAGGCATGGATAAACCCGGAAACGGGACAGACCGTATCGCAAGTGGAGCCTGAAATGGTGCGGCAGGTTATTTCGGAGGAGACCTCGAAAAAGGTGCGTGCTGCCCTTGAGAGCGTAGTTGCCAAAGGCACGGGAAGGCCGGCATTTATTGACGGTTACCGTGTGGGAGGCAAGACAGGGACGGCACAAAAAGTCATCAACGGACGTTATTCTGCGACAGAGCATATTGTATCCTTTATCGGCTTTGCACCAGCAGATGATCCGCAAATCGTGGTCTATACGGCGGTGGATAACCCGAAAGGCATCCAGTTCGGAGGGGTGGTTGCAGCTCCAATCGTACAGAACATTTTGGAGGATGCGCTTCACGTGCTGAAGGTTCCGGAACGCAAAGACCAGCTCCCCAAAACTTATAAGTACGGCGAGACTCCGATTGTGACGGTTCCGGATCTTACCGGAGCTACAGTACAGGACATTTATGAGGATCTCAACATGAATTTTTCCCTTGTCCGTTCGGGTACCGGTAATACGGTAATTAATCAAGCTCCCAAAGCGGGAGCAAGGGTAGAGCAGGGTTCGACCATCCGGATATATATGGGAGCTTCCAGTGAATAA
- a CDS encoding cell division protein FtsL — MAYTRGNLAVQPKRKEEVNPLYREKKKVVTRRHGLPLQEKLLYMLTLGVFVLVAVTLISRYVHIYDLNLQAQKLDSEIAQNKKQIGIYQMEKQKLEQTVAQRAKEQGYVTPDADKTIRVSADNPASGSDK; from the coding sequence ATGGCCTATACCCGCGGCAATTTAGCAGTTCAACCGAAAAGAAAAGAAGAGGTAAATCCGCTTTACCGCGAGAAGAAAAAAGTCGTCACCAGGCGGCATGGACTTCCGCTGCAGGAGAAACTTTTGTATATGCTGACACTGGGCGTATTTGTGCTCGTAGCAGTGACTCTGATATCACGATACGTCCATATTTATGATTTGAACCTGCAGGCGCAAAAGCTGGACAGCGAAATTGCCCAGAACAAGAAGCAAATTGGCATTTATCAGATGGAAAAGCAGAAGCTTGAGCAGACGGTAGCCCAGAGAGCTAAAGAGCAGGGATATGTGACTCCGGATGCGGATAAAACCATCCGTGTCTCGGCGGACAATCCGGCAAGCGGCAGTGACAAGTAA
- a CDS encoding PASTA domain-containing penicillin-binding protein codes for MVKRIKLRTLFIGGCITLFFLVLVVRVFWIQVLQSDFWQEKAAAQWAHTSEIKAVRGTIEDRNGNILASDVPAYTVVVDPEVINELGIGEEVIQGLHDLLDKPVAELKKLVEAKNEKGEYLKNREIRNEGWKIDEELKNKVEDFIKKLREGHDIIETGVGLVREQKRYYPQGSRAAHILGYTDRDGNAVMGMESYFDKQLKGTNGKLLYQSDGKGIKLPNSQDTYQPVVNGSNFKLTIDSTIQYYIEEAMAKAYAEYKPKSITVIAADPNTMEILGLANMPTFNPNEFWNYASDPGVFFNHAIKTRFEPGSTFKIVPLAGAVEENLFDPDATFMSGSIRIKGYGKPLYDQKRAGYGEISFLEGVKRSSNVAFVKLGYEMLGPERLLQYVNDFGFNNLTGIDLPGEVSGIVNPTANNASENATIAYGHGKVLVTPIQQLTAVSAIANGGKLMVPHVVKEITDPNTGKTTVTQPQVVRQVISEESARETSSYLEQVVADLDHGTGRHAYIEGYRVAGKTGTAIKPDGKGGYDRDKVRSSFLGYAPADNPKIAVYVVIDEPADAAGGGAAAGPVFKEIVSQTLQYMGVPKLEESSADSSGQTAKTEVAAMRSTPDLTGKTVKEAKELLLAQGYDFEAVGTGAAVVSQYPEKDTPLAAGQRIYILSQQGDKLVIPDLRGQSLRDALEILNLLKVGIAVEGEGYVQEQTEGVKNGKTTVTLTLNPINEYGEDIPVTVPEDGEQGSDPDAETN; via the coding sequence ATGGTAAAAAGAATAAAACTTCGCACGCTGTTTATAGGAGGGTGTATTACCCTCTTTTTTCTTGTTTTGGTCGTCCGGGTATTCTGGATTCAGGTTCTGCAGAGTGATTTTTGGCAGGAAAAAGCGGCTGCGCAGTGGGCGCATACGTCGGAGATTAAAGCGGTACGCGGGACGATTGAAGACCGTAACGGTAACATTCTGGCCAGCGATGTGCCTGCTTATACCGTCGTTGTGGATCCTGAGGTCATTAACGAGCTGGGAATCGGAGAAGAGGTCATCCAGGGACTGCATGATCTGCTAGACAAGCCGGTTGCTGAGCTGAAGAAGCTGGTGGAAGCCAAGAATGAGAAAGGCGAATACCTGAAAAACCGGGAAATCCGCAACGAAGGCTGGAAAATCGACGAAGAACTGAAGAATAAAGTAGAGGATTTCATTAAGAAGCTTCGTGAAGGCCACGATATTATCGAGACCGGCGTTGGTCTGGTAAGAGAACAGAAGCGTTATTATCCTCAGGGCAGCCGTGCGGCACATATCTTAGGATACACCGACCGGGACGGCAATGCCGTGATGGGAATGGAATCTTATTTTGACAAGCAGCTCAAAGGCACCAACGGCAAGCTGCTCTATCAAAGTGACGGTAAAGGAATCAAGCTGCCAAACTCGCAGGATACGTACCAGCCGGTTGTAAATGGCAGCAATTTCAAGCTGACGATCGACAGCACCATTCAGTATTATATTGAAGAAGCAATGGCCAAGGCGTATGCAGAATATAAGCCGAAGAGCATAACGGTAATCGCTGCTGACCCGAACACGATGGAGATTCTAGGCCTCGCGAATATGCCGACCTTTAATCCGAATGAGTTCTGGAATTATGCTTCTGATCCCGGAGTATTCTTCAATCATGCCATCAAAACGAGATTTGAACCAGGCTCCACGTTCAAGATTGTGCCGCTTGCCGGAGCAGTGGAGGAGAATTTGTTCGATCCGGATGCAACCTTCATGTCCGGTTCGATCCGCATCAAGGGGTACGGCAAGCCGCTGTATGACCAGAAGAGAGCCGGTTATGGCGAAATCTCCTTCCTGGAAGGCGTGAAGCGTTCAAGTAACGTAGCCTTCGTCAAGCTTGGCTATGAAATGCTCGGTCCGGAACGGCTGCTGCAATACGTGAACGATTTTGGATTTAACAATCTGACCGGTATTGATCTGCCGGGTGAAGTCAGCGGAATCGTCAATCCAACAGCGAATAATGCTTCGGAGAATGCGACGATTGCCTACGGGCATGGTAAAGTGCTTGTCACGCCGATTCAGCAGCTGACTGCCGTCTCAGCCATCGCCAACGGCGGCAAGCTGATGGTGCCGCATGTGGTCAAGGAGATCACCGATCCCAATACGGGCAAAACTACCGTAACCCAGCCGCAGGTAGTGCGTCAGGTTATATCTGAAGAAAGCGCCAGGGAAACCAGCAGCTATCTGGAGCAGGTCGTTGCCGACCTTGACCATGGAACCGGACGCCATGCTTACATTGAAGGCTACAGGGTAGCAGGCAAGACCGGTACGGCAATCAAACCTGACGGCAAGGGTGGATATGACCGGGACAAGGTGCGCTCTTCCTTCCTGGGATACGCACCGGCTGATAATCCGAAGATTGCAGTCTATGTCGTCATTGACGAGCCTGCGGATGCTGCTGGCGGCGGTGCTGCGGCGGGTCCGGTATTCAAGGAGATTGTATCCCAGACCCTGCAATATATGGGTGTGCCTAAGCTGGAAGAAAGTTCTGCGGACAGCAGCGGACAGACAGCGAAGACAGAAGTTGCTGCCATGCGTTCCACGCCTGATCTTACGGGCAAAACCGTGAAGGAAGCCAAAGAGCTTCTGCTGGCTCAAGGCTATGACTTTGAAGCGGTGGGTACCGGAGCTGCTGTGGTAAGCCAATACCCTGAGAAGGATACTCCGCTTGCTGCCGGCCAACGCATTTATATCCTCAGCCAGCAGGGTGACAAGCTGGTGATCCCGGATTTAAGGGGGCAGTCACTCCGCGATGCCCTGGAAATCCTTAACCTTCTGAAAGTAGGGATTGCCGTGGAGGGAGAAGGCTATGTCCAGGAACAGACCGAGGGCGTCAAGAACGGCAAGACAACTGTAACGCTGACGCTGAATCCGATTAATGAATATGGCGAAGATATCCCGGTTACGGTGCCGGAGGATGGAGAACAGGGCAGCGATCCGGATGCGGAAACCAACTAA